In a genomic window of Pelodiscus sinensis isolate JC-2024 chromosome 32, ASM4963464v1, whole genome shotgun sequence:
- the LOC106731661 gene encoding uncharacterized protein LOC106731661, producing MAMRDAGDLQGGGCVFHPGAEGAAQRALDRDIMQENYEAVTSLEGAGLMSEHEETPQPESCGNVDPQGLILGRSKGHFSEKQRPPKPHGNQRRSERPLGCDPGKTTCKRKNDGGDWKNLKETRAQPRNPTTEKKNTCTECGKSFIRRSSLVSHQRIHTGEKPYKCLDCGKGFSQSSDLISHRMIHTGEKPYKCLDCGKSFNQGSHLIRHERTHTGEKPYKCLECGKSFIQSSDLISHQRAHRGERPYKCLCCGKQFFHRSDLVSHHRMHTGETVHKCQDCGINFSRRSNLIRHQRIHTGETPYQCPECGKGFHDKSRLVAHQKIHLGENPYKCLDCGKKFSDNSHLVTHRRTHSGEKPYACQDCGKSFIQSSNLIVHQRIHTGEKPYTCPDCGKHFNRRSNLIKHQRIHIREIPFKCTECGKSFIRRSHLISHQRIHTGERPYQCLVCGKGFNQSSHLISHQRIHTGEKPYTCLDCGKSFNQGSHLIRHERTHTGEKPYKCLECGKSFIQSSDLISHQRAHTGERPYKCLDCGESFDWNMQLVRHQMEHTGEKPYKCLDCGKAFSDSSALISHQRLHTGEKPYKCLDCGRRFNRSSILTRHKRTHTGDKPYKCLECGKCFSQSSYLISHQRTHTGERPYKCLECGKSFSWRSDLVAHQRTHTGERPYKCQDCGKRFLQSSNLIVHQRIHTGKMPYKCPDCGKSFNQSSNLARHQNVHMAEKNRISASTV from the exons ATGGCCATGAGAG ATGCGGGTGACCTTCAAGGAGGAGGCTGTGTATTTCACCCAGGGGCAGAGGGCGCTGCTCAGAGAGCCCTTGACAGGGAcatcatgcaggagaactacgaggcgGTGACCTCACTGG AGGGTGCTGGGTTGATGAGCGAGCATGAGGAGACTCCACAGCCGGAAAGTTGTGGCAATGTGGATCCGCAGGGACTGATATTGGGAAGATCTAAGGGGCATTTTTCTGAGAAACAAAGACCCCCAAAACCCCATGGAAATCAGCGCAGGTCAGAGAGGCCACTGGGATGTGACCCAGGGAAGACAACGTGCAAACGCAAAAACGATGGTGGAGATTGGAAGAACCTCAAGGAAACCAGAGCGCAGCCGAGAAACCCCACAACAGAAAAAAAGAACACATGCacggagtgtgggaaaagcttcattcGGCGATCAAGCCTTGTTTCCCAtcagaggatccacacaggagagaaaccctacaAGTGCCTTGactgtgggaaaggtttcagtCAGAGCTCAGATCTTATTTCCCATCGGATGATCCACACGGGAGAAAAACCCTATAAGTGCCTCGACTGCGGGAAAAGTTTCAACCAGGGTTCCCATCTGATTAGGCacgagagaacccacacaggtgagaaaccctATAAATGCCTGGAatgcgggaaaagcttcattcAGAGCTCAGATCTTATTTCCCACCAGAGAGCCCACCGGGGAGAAAGACCCTATAAATGCCTTTGCTGTGGGAAACAATTTTTTCATCGCTCGGATCTTGTGTCACATCACAGGATGCACACAGGCGAGACCGTCCATAAATGCCAGGACTGTGGGATAAATTTCAGTCGGCGGTCAAACCTCATTCGACAtcagaggatccacacaggagaaacCCCTTATCAATGCCCTGAGTGCGGCAAAGGATTCCATGACAAGTCCCGCCTTGTGGCACATCAGAAAATCCACCTGGGGGAGAACCCGTATAAATgccttgactgtgggaaaaaATTCAGTGACAACTCGCACCTTGTCACACATCGGCGAACCCACTCGGGAGAGAAACCCTATGCATGCcaggactgtgggaaaagctttattCAGAGCTCAAATCTTATTGTACATCAGCGAATCCATACAGGAGAAAAACCCTATACATGCCCCGACTGCGGGAAACACTTTAATCGGCGTTCAAACCTGATCaaacaccagagaatccacatAAGAGAAATCCCCTTCAA ATGCaccgagtgtgggaaaagcttcattcGGAGATCACACCTGATTTCCCAtcagaggatccacacaggagagagaccttacCAGTGCCTTGTCTGCGGGAAAGGTTTCAATCAGAGCTCACACCTTATTTCCCATCAAAGgatccacacgggagagaaaccttACACATGTCTCGATTGCGGGAAAAGTTTCAACCAGGGTTCTCATCTTATTAGGCacgagagaacccacacaggtgagaaaccctATAAATGCCtggaatgtgggaaaagcttcattcaGAGCTCGGATCTTATTTCCCACCAGAGAGCCCACACGGGAGAAAGACCCTATAAATGCCTGGACTGTGGGGAAAGTTTTGATTGGAACATGCAGCTTGTCAGACATCAGATGGagcacacgggagagaaaccctacaAATGCTTGGATTGTGGGAAAGCGTTTAGTGACAGTTCAGCCCTTATTTCACATCAGAGactccacacaggggagaaaccttatAAATGCCTTGACTGTGGGAGAAGATTCAATCGGAGTTCAATCCTTACTAGACacaagagaacccacacaggagacaaACCCTATAAATGCTTGGAGTGCGGGAAATGTTTCAGTCAGAGCTCGTACCTAATTTCCCATCAGAGAACGCACACGGGGGAGAGACCCTATAAATGCCTAGAGTGTGGGAAGAGTTTCAGTTGGCGCTCGGATCTGGTTGCccatcagagaacccacacaggagaaagaCCTTACAAGTGCcaggactgtgggaaaagattcctTCAGAGCTCAAACCTTATTGTGCATCAGCGAATCCATACAGGAAAAATGCCCTATAAATgccctgactgtgggaaaagcttcaatcagAGTTCAAACCTGGCTAGACACCAGAACGTCCACATGGCAGAAAAAAACCGCATAAGCGCCTCAACTGTGTGA
- the LOC112543503 gene encoding uncharacterized protein LOC112543503, with protein MAHEGKVCKKEKNSQQESPAQMELHGGESKRYEHNTSWSVDQATSCESRGASETNQLRKEVPESMTCEEDCMDLKESPAHKGIHPQERKNPCTKCRKSFRLRSRLLTHQKTHNGENPYKCLECEERFLRRSNLIVHQRIHSREMPYTCPECGKTFNRRSNLTRHRKIHTREKPHTCPDSGEKFSDKSQLTVHPKTNSRERTYKCIVCRLKFCDQAHLITHQRTHMREKPYNCLDCGKTFSKSSDLISHHRTHTGEKPYKCQDCGMSFSWKSNLIRHQRTHTGETRYECPECGKGFCENFHFLAHQRTHTGEKPYKCPECGKEFYDNSQLLAHQKTHTGEKPYKCLECGKRFLNSTNLIAHQQIHTGETPYNCHDCGKKFSCSSNLTRHQKIHMRLKPSTCLDGGEILSDQTEFNAPQRTHGGENSYKCLCSEKTFCQCSHLISHHRIHKREKLHKCQDCGKSFNQRSNLIRHQKIHTGETPYKCTECGKEFNEKSRLKQHQNIHREDTRFKCLECGKSFCGNSYLLAHQRTHTGERPYQCLECGKSFYASSHFLAHQKTHTGEKPYKCLDCGKRFLQNTNLIIHQQIHTREISYKCPDCGKIFNHHSSLCRHRRIHTRKKLQKCPDCGKTYSDKSQLNIHQRTHTGERPYKCIDCGKKFSESGHLIAHQRIHTGEKPYKCPDCGNRFNKRSNMTRHQRTHR; from the exons ATGG CACACGAAGGGAAGGTGTGTAAGAAGGAAAAGAATTCCCAGCAGGAAAGCCCCGCGCAGATGGAACTCCATGGGGGAGAATCAAAAAGATATGAACATAACACTTCCTGGAGTGTCGACCAAGCAACATCCTGTGAGAGCCGAGGCGCGTCTGAGACAAACCAGCTGCGGAAGGAAGTGCCTGAATCCATGACTTGTGAAGAAGACTGCATGGACCTCAAGGAAAGCCCTGCCCACAAGGGAATACACCCACAAGAGAGAAAAAACCCATGCACAAAGTGCAGGAAGAGTTTCCGTTTGAGATCACGGTTGCTTACACACCAGAAAACCCACAATGGTGAAAACCCCTATAAATGCCTTGAGTGTGAAGAAAGATTCCTTCGGCGCTCAAATCTTATTGTGCATCAGCGAATCCATTCCAGAGAAATGCCCTATACGTGCCCTGAGTGTGGGAAAACGTTCAATAGGCGTTCAAACCTGACTAGACACCGGAAGATCCACACGAGAGAAAAACCTCACACATGCCCTGATAGTGGAGAAAAGTTTAGTGACAAATCACAACTTACTGTGCATCCAAAAACCAACAGTAGAGAAAGAACTTATAAGTGTATTGTTTGTAGGCTAAAGTTTTGTGACCAAGCACATCTTATTACGCATCAGAGAACCCACATGAGAGAAAAGCCCTATAACTGCCTTGACTGTGGGAAGACTTTTTCTAAGAGTTCAGATCTTATTTCACATCACAGAacccacacgggagagaaaccgtACAAATGCCAGGACTGTGGGATGAGTTTCAGTTGGAAGTCAAACCTAATTCGACATCAGAGGACCCATACAGGAGAGACACGGTACGAATGCCCTGAGTGTGGAAAAGGGTTTTGTGAAAACTTCCACTTTCTTGCACACCAGAGAACTCACACGGGCGAGAAGCCCTACAAATGCCCTGAGTGTGGAAAAGAGTTTTATGACAACTCCCAACTTCTTGCACACCAGAAAACTCACACGGGAGAGAAGCCCTATAAATGCCTCGAGTGTGGGAAAAGATTCCTTAATAGTACAAATCTCATTGCACATCAGCAAATCCACACTGGAGAAACACCCTATAATTGCCATGACTGTGGGAAAAAATTCAGTTGCAGTTCCAACTTGACTAGACACCAGAAAATACACATGAGATTGAAACCTTCTACATGCCTTGATGGTGGGGAAATACTTAGTGATCAAACAGAATTTAATGCGCCTCAGAGAACCCATGGTGGAGAGAACTCTTACAAATGCCTTTGCAGTGAGAAGACTTTTTGTCAGTGCTCACATCTTATTTCCCATCATAGAATCCACAAGAGAGAGAAACTGCATAAATGCCAGGACTGTGGAAAGAGTTTTAATCAGAGGTCAAACCTAATTCGACATCAGAAGATTCATACAGGAGAGACACCGTATAAATGCACTGAGTGTGGGAAAGAATTTAATGAGAAATCACGACTTAAGCAACATCAGAATATCCACAGAGAGGATACACGCTTTAAATgccttgagtgtgggaaaagtttttgTGGCAATTCATACCTTCTTGCACATCAGAGAACACACACGGGAGAGAGACCGTATCAATGCCTCGAGTGCGGGAAAAGCTTTTATGCCAGCTCACACTTTCTTGCACATCAGAAGACCCACACGGGTGAGAAACCCTATAAATGCCTTGACTGTGGGAAACGATTCCTTCAAAACACAAACCTTATTATCCATCAGCAAATCCATACACGAGAAATATCCTATAAATGTCCTGACTGTGGCAAAATCTTTAATCATCATTCAAGCCTGTGTAGACATCGGAGAATCCACACAAGAAAAAAACTTCAGAAGTGCCCAGACTGTGGAAAAACGTATAGTGACAAATCACAACTGAATAtacatcagagaacccacactGGAGAAAGACCCTACAAGTGTATTGATTGTGGGAAAAAGTTTTCTGAATCAGGGCATCTTATTGCACATCAGAGAATCCATacgggagagaaaccctataAATGCCCCGACTGTGGGAACAGGTTTAATAAGCGCTCAAACATGACGAGACATCAGAGAACCCATAGGTGA